The following coding sequences lie in one Pseudorasbora parva isolate DD20220531a chromosome 18, ASM2467924v1, whole genome shotgun sequence genomic window:
- the aifm5 gene encoding apoptosis-inducing factor 3, producing the protein MSEKQSGLVAGLDPEEEVTDVVCDESELRDGEMMEVEVGEHNVLLVRCDGVYSAISNQCTHYGAPLSKGVLSGHRVRCPWHGSCFNVKTGDLEEYPGIDCLPCHKVKIENNKVYVSVKKRIQGQPKRIQWMGARDHGVLHTVMLLGGGAASLMCAETLRQENYGGRIIMVSRDDLLPYDKTRLSKVMNAESESLLMRRMDFFHKYDIEVWLKKEALSIDTNKKTVTFDDGLIQCYDQILIATGCRAKCLDCPGADLENVLMLETPEDARSIHYACMGCRTVVLGTSFVGMEVAAYMIDMASSITIIGSSELPYQKTLGPEIGKVTMLMLEERGVTFYMNDAVAEVQGENKRVKAVKLKSGITIEADLIIVGIGVNPNSEFLKGSPIRMDSKNYVIVDEYMRTNITDVYCAGDLTSFPLKMAKGQKVNIGHWQIAQAHGRIAAFSMLSKEVELNTVPFYWTVLLGRTIRYAGYGEGYTEIVLKGKFENMKFLALYLKHDEVVAAAGLNVEPAVSVVAERLAEGRVITKAEAESDDLSWLKLQPM; encoded by the exons ATGTCTGAGAAACAATCAG GGTTAGTGGCTGGTTTGGATCCAGAAGAAGAGGTGACAGATGTCGTATGTGACGAGTCAGAACTCAGAGATGGAGA AATGATGGAGGTTGAGGTTGGTGagcacaatgttttgctggtACGCTGCGACGGGGTGTACAGTGCCATCAGTAACCAATGCACGCACTATGGCGCTCCACTAAGCAAAG GGGTGCTGTCAGGTCACAGGGTCCGCTGTCCCTGGCATGGTTCCTGTTTCAATGTGAAGACCGGGGACTTAGAGGAGTATCCTGGAATTGACTGTCTGCCCTGCCACAAG GTGAAAATCGAAAACAACAAAGTTTATGTGTCTGTAAAGAAAAGG ATTCAGGGTCAGCCTAAACGTATACAATGGATGGGGGCCAGAGATCACGGGGTGCTGCATACTGTGATGCTCCTAGGAGGAG GCGCAGCCTCTTTGATGTGTGCTGAGACACTACGGCAAGAAAACTACGGCGGCAGAATCATTATGGTATCTAGAGACGACCTCCTGCCTTATGACAAAACCAGACTCAGCAAG GTAATGAACGCTGAGAGTGAAAGTCTCTTAATGAGAAGAATGGATTTTTTCCACAAGTATGATATTGAGGTCTGGCTGAAAAAAGAG GCTTTATCGATAGATACAAACAAGAAAACAGTGACATTTGATGATGGTTTAATCCAGTGCTATGACCAAATCCTTATTGCAACAGGATGCAG AGCAAAATGCCTAGACTGCCCTGGTGCAGATCTGGAAAACGTGCTGATGCTGGAAACACCGGAGGATGCCAGGAGCATCCACTATGCCTGTATGGGCTGCAGGACAGTCGTTTTGGGCACTTCCTTTGTTG GCATGGAAGTGGCGGCCTATATGATAGATATGGCCAGTAGTATCACAATCATTGGAAGCAGTGAACTCCCCTATCAAAAGACTCTAGGCCCCGAAATAGGAAAGGTCACCATGTTG ATGCTGGAAGAGAGAGGGGTGACGTTCTACATGAATGACGCTGTCGCAGAGGTTCAAGGTGAAAATAAGAGG GTTAAGGCGGTGAAACTGAAGAGCGGTATCACAATTGAAGCTGATTTGATAATTGTTGGAATTG GTGTCAATCCCAATTCAGAGTTTTTGAAAGGGAGTCCGATAAGGATGGACTCGAAGAACTATGTCATTGTGGATGAG TACATGAGGACCAACATAACAGACGTCTACTGCGCAGGAGATCTGACCTCCTTTCCTCTCAAAATGGCAAAAGGCCAGAAAGTGAACATCGGCCACTGGCAGATAGCGCAGGCACATG GAAGGATTGCTGCCTTCAGCATGTTGAGCAAGGAGGTGGAGCTAAACACAGTGCCATTCTATTGGACCGTCCTGCTAGGGAGAACCATTCGCTACGCGG GGTATGGGGAGGGATACACTGAGATTGTGCTGAAAGGGAAATTTGAGAACATGAAGTTTTTGGCACTTTACCTCAA GCACGATGAGGTGGTGGCTGCAGCAGGATTGAATGTTGAACCAGCTGTCTCTGTGGTTGCAGAAAGGTTGGCAGAAGGAAGAGTGATTACAAAAGCGGAAGCAGA GTCAGATGACCTTAGCTGGCTGAAGCTGCAGCCCATGTGA
- the liat1 gene encoding protein LIAT1 isoform X2 — translation MNQQAFGVEARGQEKLQRDHWTNGEISDAQSKGQKSKSKNPKVVSEVASVPTEEDKSDLTQLDQDSLRWEGALEDPIAEAQRLEVYRANRRKRYLASRQAFLQNAHMGLCIESNTSTLNTQNMPGVLT, via the coding sequence AGAAACTCCAGAGAGACCATTGGACCAATGGAGAGATAAGTGATGCTCAGAGCAAAGGTCAAAAAAGCAAATCCAAAAACCCCAAGGTTGTATCCGAAGTGGCTTCGGTTCCAACTGAGGAGGACAAATCTGATTTGACCCAACTTGACCAGGACAGCTTGAGGTGGGAAGGAGCTCTGGAAGACCCCATTGCAGAGGCCCAGCGGTTGGAGGTCTACAGAGCCAATCGGCGGAAACGTTACTTGGCATCAAGACAGGCTTTTCTACAGAACGCTCACATGGGTTTGTGCATAGAATCAAACACCTCAACACTAAATACACAAAACATGCCTGGGGTTTTAACATAA